Below is a genomic region from Eupeodes corollae chromosome 1, idEupCoro1.1, whole genome shotgun sequence.
ttgacaatcgaattttttaaaaaattgattaaataccACCAACAACGTTTTGTgcataatcaaaaattaatactttcttttgttttagagacatttagacgaaaatcaatattaaccaattttcagtcaattcgattgttcttaTTACTTTAACAGacattgaaaacattattttttgttaaattaacattttttatttttaaaactatagggtccaccatctaacgtttttttcaactagttcTTGTTTTGTGAATGGTAatacttagctcatgtctgatttgatcGATAATAAGTTTTATCGTTctgctgaacgaatatggttgtgtatacgcttgaacaacgctgggaacaacgcttagagaaaAAGCCAATTTTGCcaagaaaaatctttttttcagatgaagctcattttgatcatGGCGGGTAAGTAAACAAGCTAATTTAGGGAAAAAACAACccgcacgcatacattgaaaagctgatacacccaaaacgagtcactgtttaTTGCGGATTTTGGCCAGGGGCATAtttgggccatttttcttcaaaaatgagcAATGAGCGTCCGTTACAGTCAGCTGATCGGTATTGGGCCTgttaaacgaatttttgttcacaaaaattgaagaggaggatattggcaacacttggtttcaacaggacggcgctAAGTGCCGatgtttttataacattttcaaaaaacaaatttactggCGGACCAGATACTATATACACCATGTCACAAAAGTCTACATACGATGCGAAATTTCTTAatcattttgttgaaataagAGAAAGCTTTTTTTGTATGCACTTTATGCATTATAAAGTATTCTAATATTTGTAAACAACATAAAATAGTAACATTTTCTTACACACCgcaataaaatctaaaataactGAAAGGAGACGCAAAAGAAATGTCACAAAAGTCTACATACGATCATGAAATTGGCCGAAAATACCGTTACCGCGAATGAAGGTAAATATTTGCATGATTACTCGTGTTGTCGTGTTTGAGTAACGTATCGtgcatttagtttatttttattttggaagtattataaaaacataaaatgtctGGCAGAAAAGAAATCTCATCCGAAGTGCGAAAAATcgttataaaacttaaaaacgaaGGAATGTCAATGGCGAAAATTGGGAAAAGCTTGGATTTATCTAAGGCCTCAGTTCAAACCATCATAAAAAACTATAACGAAACGGGTCACTACGATAGTAGGCCAAGAAGTGGACGGCCGAGGAAGTTGGATGATCGGACGATGAGGAAAGTTGTGCGAAAAGTTGTGGAGAATCCAAAACAGAGTGCCATAAAACTTGCGGCTGAACTGCAATCATTTGAAAGTATAACAGTTCATCCCGAAACTGTTCGTCGTGTACTAAAAAGGTCTGGTTTGAGCTCACGAGTAGCAAGAAAAAAGCCATTGATAAGTTCCAAAAACAGAATTAAACGATTGGAGTACGCCAAGAAGTATGATCCAACATTCTGAGAACGAGTGATATTCACTGACGAatgtaaatttaatgtttttggacGAGATGGAAGGTCCAAAGTATGGCGAAAGCCAAATACAGCGCTCgccttgaaaaatatttctccaACTGTTAAACATGGAGGGGGATCTGTTATGGTATGGGGATGCATGGCGGCGAAAGGAATTGGGGAGTTGCACTTCATAGACGGGATAATGGATCGGCATAAATATCTTAACATTTTAAGGACAAATTTAGTCAGGAGCTCACAGAAATTGGACCTTGAGTCCAATTATATATTTAtgcaagacaacgaccccaagcaTAACTCGTTTCTCGTCAAAGAGTGGCTGCCTTACAACGTTCGATCAAAACTTGAACATCCCCCACAATCGCCTGACCTTAATGCTATTGAGCATCTATGGGCCCACCTTAAGCAGAAGCTTAGCGAAAGGACCGTAACATCGGTTCCAATGCTCAAAAGTGTTTTAGCTGAAGAATGGGCCAAAATTTCACCCGAACTTACCCAAAAACTAGCTCTTTCTATGCCATCACGATTAGGAGAGGTGATAAAAGCAAATGGTGGCCCAACACGTTACTGATAGCTACAAATTCATTACCAAGTAACACCGTATGTAGACTTTTGTGAATACCAAAAACAGACTCGTATAACCTTTTTCTATTTCAGACTTCCagttttgaagaactttttgttattttttatttattttgttatttaaaagaaatgtgaaatattttaatgaaaaaatcttatgttgactacttttttaataaaaaacaatacaatttgaaATCGTATGTAGACTTTTGTGACATGGTGTATATTAATTTGGtttcacgtcacaatatatgatataaaataaattaatgaaactgaaacaaattatttaatggcTTTTAATAACTCAAACAAGCTGAACGAAATGTTGTAagcaaaaaatgatattacctcCAACATAATTTAATCAAACGATGAATAACGGTTTTGACAAGACGTACAAAAAATAGccctaaaaaaaacctttctaaagatggtaaaaattgattttctcgaaaatcttgtcaaaaattaagATATGTTAATATTCTTGGtaacttaaagttaattttttagaatattccaattgatttttttttttttttaaatatgaaaacttcaaaaagaactaaaaagtGATAAGAAATGGTATTCGACTAAAGTgatatgagaacaaagaaagatattgatataaatattttgtaaaacttgttTGTGTTGGATCCaagcttcttttttattttgaaaaattcgcaaaagaaatattttgtatgatattAACAACCTTGAAGAATAGGTAGTtcatttttaatctaaaaatagCGCGAAAGTTTCTTCCTCATATTATTAACATAATCACAATAACAATGTCGATGGTgatgcaatattattattatattatattatattatttatttataatacagCACAAGATATGAGCCTaaaatcaaaatgattttttgactcCCATAAAATCAGTTGCCCGGGTAGCTCAGTTGGTAGAGCGTTGGACTTTTAATCCAACGGTCCAGGGTTCAAGTCCCTGCTCGGGcgtatgttttttattattttttttattttagtcagCTTATTCTTCATGACTGTAGgtctacaaaattgaaaaatgtaatgttaACTCTATTAAAGAATTTATCAAAAACGGAAGCGTGTTAGGCTTTACCTATAGTTGGTACTTTTTTATCAATTGAAGTATGAATCCATACCGCGTCACAAAGTAATTATTAGATTGtaccttttttaattgaaatgatATTCATAATGTGACAAATGATTATTGTTCCATTCGACAGaatcataattaaaaaagagaagcggaaatactttaaatacaaacttttgTGTGTCTctctttcaaacaaaatttaaatgaatcatcttgaagaattttaaaatgatgctGTGGGGGGATGGCGTGAAgattaaattgattgaaatgGGAATGGGAATTATTCTTTTGGTGTCTATAGAGGGGATTCCCTTTTTATGGTACTTTTATTTTGGAATTCCTGCAGTACAATGGCTTATTGTCTTAATTTTCTTAGACTTTAGATCAACCAATGATctttttattaaaccaaaaagtATTTAAGAACGATTCTCTTAAGAAAAAGTGTCATTCTCAAGTTCgatatcaaaaagaaaacatttcttttaccgacttaagaaatatttatattacacATATTTTCTTGCTATTAACAATGAATTTCACTAAAGTGTTTCTATTAGTCGCAGTAATTTTTGCTATCTTTGCTGGCCGAACAGAAGCTGGATGGCTGAAAAAGTTTGGAAAACGATTGGTAATATCtgcttatttatatattattcatttgttttaacttatttatttattatatattattattttcatcaatAGGAGAGAACTGGGCAAAATGTTCGAGATGCGTCTATTAAAACTATAGCAATTGCTCAACAAGCTGCAAATGTTGCTGCAACTTTAAAAGGATGAATCAGAATTACcagaattaattatattttaagaaattaatttttatttaaaaagtatagtattgtagtatttatattttatagattataagttttttaataaatcttttttgaaataacatgattagttttaaattatgtaaattatcactttatttatttatttattttcatcatcaaTTAGGATTATAGTTACTCTTACAGACTagcgaaatacaaaatttgtcttaacacaaattttagttaatttgcCAGAAAGAATAATTTCTCTGTCACAGCAAGATATTGGCTCGTTAACAGCATAATTTACTCTATGAAGTGCCTCATGGAATAAATAACGATTTCTAATCACTCGAGTTTGAACATGCAAATTTATAAGACACAATAAAAACGGACAGTCAATATGATaggataaaatatctttaataaacattatttatttatttatttaaatctatcaAGTACATCAAAACTTTCTTAGATTgataaaataatacatatatatacatagataacaaattaagttcaataacagctaaaatataaaacttataatgaatttaatattgTGGCTTTACAAAACTCTCTATTAATGTTAAAGtcgattaaatgaaaattttgattaaaataaaaacaagaattggTTATGGGGTTATTCTGGCCATAGTTGGTGTAATGTCTAGGGATGCTGAAGAATTCATTTTCTCTAGGTCTAAGGCAGCGTTGAGGTgcataaaaaccaaaagaagaAAGCAGAGTTCAACAGTCAATATGACCAGATATGACATCATGAGCAAACATAGTTAAATAGTACGATCTCCTTTTATCGAGGGGCTTTAAACCAATAAGTTGACATCTCGTTTCATACGAAGGCATTTGCGGATATGAGTAAAGTTTGCGGAGAGCAAATTTAGTGAACTTTTTTTGAACCCTTTCAATGCGAAAAATAGTTGTGTTGTGGTAGGGGCACCAAACAACAGAGCAATATTCAAGAACAGAACGAACTAGTGCAACGTACAATGATTTAAACGTATACGGATCTGTAAAATCCTTTGAGTTTCTCATAATAAAGCCAAGCAAAGCGTTAGCTCTAGAAATTATATAATCAATATgagaattaaatttaagctcAGGGTCAAAAATAACCCCCAGATCTTTTTGCAAATATAACCTTTTAAGACTTGTATTGGAAATGgtgtaatcaaatattattggaGTTTTTATTCGATGAAAAGTCATAACTGAACATTTATTAGTATTCAAATGTAAGCGATGCTTGCTACACCACTCGGTTACACTTTCAATATCACGTTGAAGTTGAATACAATCTTGCAAGTCTCTAACTTccataaaaatcttaaaatcgtCTGCAAATAATAGCTTTTCAGCTTTTAAGATAACAGAaggtaagtcatttataaaaattaaaaataggagtgggccaagatggcttccttggggCACTCCTGAAtaattatttatagttttagaTGAAATACTACCTACTTTTACGGATTGAGTGCGATTTATAAGATAGCTTCttatccattttaaaaaatttgaatggaaACCCATGCCTTGTAATTTACATATAAGAACGTTATATTGAACGCGGTCAAACGCCTTAGCGAAATCAGTGAAAATGACATCTACTTGATTTCTAGTTTCCATGCATTGAAGGCAATAACTAGTGAAGGTTGACAAATTTGTCGCAGTTGACCTTCCACCTACAAAACCATGCTGAAATTCTGATATAAAGTTCTTTATCAAtgcataaattttcttttttacaatagcttcaaaaattttaggtaTGACTTGAAGCTTAGCTATTGGCCTATAATTTTCGACTGCCTGtttagatccagatttatgAATTGGAGATATGAAGGAGTGTTTCCAGCAATCCAAAAACACACCTTCAGTAAGAGAaagattgaaaattaaatgaagagGAATAACGAAgcaagattttagttttttaagaaagattGGAGGTATATTATCTGGCGCAAGGCATACAGAGTCTTCAAGAGATGATAATTCAAAAAGAATCTCTtcatttgaaattgataaagaACCCAAATCCAAGGTGGAGCTAACTTCACTTAGAAATTCAGGATCAGAATCCTCCAGAACAAAATTCGATTGAAAGTAGCTTGCAAAAAAATCGCAGATTTGACTAGGATCACTACTAGTTACTTTGTTATAGCTCATAGTTGATGGTATACCTGaagatttcttttttgtatttatgaaacTCCAAAAAgctttcgaatttttttttatttttgattcaacTGACCAAAGATGCTGCCggtataaaaatcttttaaggaaTTCGTATTCTTTTCTTAATCGGCAAAATTCATTTCTAAAAGTGAAatcaattttgcttttttttaaaacccgaTACATAGCATTTTTTAGATTAGAAAGTCTTTTATGAAACCAAACCGGTTTACCAGAGTTACAACATGTTTTCATAGgaacaaatttagaaaaaacttcaTCTACGACATtcctaaacattttatatttttggtttaaacCACCACTGCCAAGAACACTATTCCAATCAATAACCgacaaataattattaacatCATTATAATCGACTTTAAAGAAATCATATTTGAACGACTTATCTAAGCTATTGTTAACAATGTTCGaattaatataagaaatatcaaaattaacaattaatgCCTTGTGGTGTATTCCACGATTGGCCAACAAATAATAATCAGGTTCTGTTACAAAAGCATCAAGCTCCATATGTGTAAAAACAAGATCAAGCCACCTTCCCAAATTGTTCTGGATTGAGTTAATCTGCACTAAATTTAAAACTGACAAAGAATCAACGActtcaatttcaaaatctttgagAATATTATATGCAATTAAACATTTATCATCTTCGGAGTAAGACCACTTAATATGAGAAAGATTAAAATCAcccaatacaaataaaaatgaattacaatCTAAATCATTGGCTATGTGTTTAATATTGGAAACATGAGCTGAATAAATACTTACTGGGGAATTCGGTGgtatatataatacaaaaaaatataatttaatataagtaTTATCAATAgaacgaaaaaaatcaattcttacacAAATTTGTTCAATCAATTCAGATGAATCATACAAATCAATTTGCCTACTAATAAAAGATGAATTAACTGCGAACAATACTCCTCCTCCTCGCGTAACACGAGTTGCAGCTAAGCATCGATCCCGTCTGTAGACAACAAATCTCGCATCAAACAATTCAGACGTAAGTATATTCATGGTGAGCCAAGTTTCAGTGAGAGCAATTAGAGGATATGGAGAGTCAGCCAAAGCAACATAGAAATCAGTTGTTTTCGATCTCATGCCACCCACATTATGATAGTATAGCGCCAAATTAAAAGGAGACAAGTGAAGAGGCAACTGAACAGTAGTATTAGGATTAGATGCTGGTTTGCGAAACATGAGCTTATAGTCAGcaataaaactaaacttatgTATTTTAGTCTTACTCGTAAAATATCGCCTGATATTCCTATAGTTTTTCGTTCACATGAATGTACTAATTATCAACTGTGCAATAAGAACTGTTTTACAATTGAAATTGTAGAAGACTTCAAATACCTAGGTATTACTTTtgaccaaaatttaaattggaccAAACACATATCGCTTTTAAAGAACTATCTGTTTTCAGCTAATCGGAATTTTTATCATTTGAGGAAACACTGCTCCTTGGAAATGTTGACTATGGTCTACTATggaattttccattcaaaattagAATATGGCATTTGTTGCTGGGGTGGAGCATATGTGAATCATCTTAATCAGCTaactgtcttacaaaaatctgcgATTCGAAATGTTTGTAAAACGCATCGACTAGCTAACTCAATGCATTTATTTAGATACCAGCAAGTCCTACCTGTtcgtcatttattttattttaaagtcctCAAAGAGTTTTTTAAAAGGTCAGGTTATCTGCAAAGTCCGATTTCGGACCTTAGAAATCTTCGCAGCAACTCTGCTTACTTGGTCAATATTCCCTTTTTTCGCACCACTAGTTACAGAAACTCTTACCCAATTATTTCATGTAAACTGTTTAATACACTACCGGTTAACATTCGCAATATAAGAAATATGAacgtctttttgaaaaaaataaaaatatggctTCTTGATTTGGATCATCATGCTATCGAAAAGCTAattcaatttgcaatttaacTAACCTTGTCTCTGAATTGTTTCTttaattctgtttatttttgtattgaattctattgatgaataataatgtttaataataatgtttaattgTAATAACCTTTAATTGTACACCCCACACAAACAATGTATTAATTAGATGTGCCATTtacactattttttttcttaaataaattatggaaCTAACTattcttatttatatataagttaTTAAGGATTACCatgtagtttttttgttaataagaataaagaaatttgaaattgaaaattgaaattgaattgagaaTTAGACAAAAATGATACTGAGCTTATGTCCGGTCTTCCTGAAGCCGTACTCCTTCGTTTTTTAAATCGAATCGAAAGGCACGTAGCTTCGTTCCTATAGGCCAGATATTTTCATGGTACATTGCATCATTGTATTCAGCTGGaacaccaattttaaaatttatgaactTAATATTTTCTTCCAGTTCACCTCGTTTAATTAGCTTGTAGCATGAAATTACACTCGGATTTAAGTAGAGAGCAGCAGCTAAGTGATTAACAATCACTTCACATGAGATAGAAGGTCGGAAACTACCAAGGTGAAACCAATTTAGTTTTAGCACCACATCATTTTGAAGAATATCACAAGAGCCTCTAACAGTTCTGGCAAAATGATTTCGATTGACAACCTTACGTGCGATAGATTCATTCACAGCAGCTGAACCATTGTTAAATGTAACAGCATTTCCACAAGCATTTAGAGCGTcagcaacatcatcaacatcagcaacgacagcaacatcagcaacaaTTATAGTATCAGCAATACCAGCTCCAACGTCGTCATCAGCAACACCATCAGAAACGTTATCACCAGCAAGATCAGCGAAATCAGCAACATCCGCACCCAGAGCAGCATTGTGCACACCAAGAACACCAGCAACACTAGCAGTAACAGCACCAGAAACGTCATCAGCAATATCATCAGAAACAGGCATAACACTACTATAAGTACCATTAGTATCATCACCAAAATTTACAGTGGCAACCTTGTTTGCGACATTTAAAGTGTCATCACTGGTAGTGGGTACTTCCACAGCATCATTAAGTGAACGAGAATCATCATGTTGTGTATGAGTAATGACCGTTGCAGTTTTTGCTTTACTTTTAACAAGTTCAGAGTTAAGCGGCACATTATTATTCGAATTcacatttattgttttgttgtcaGCTGTGACTGATACCGAtgaagattttttatttgcagAAGAGACTGGCTTAGATTTAGCATTGCGCAGGGGTAAGGGGGTTACGTTTATGGACTTAGTTGTTTTGCGTGGTAAAGCAGGCGAtgaaaagcttttatttattacattagAATTGACAGAAGTATTCAATTTTAGCTTAGCTTTAGAGCGAGTGTTCACAGATTTAATAGCTTTACTTGTGCAAGCAAAAGAATCGCGGAACAACTTGAACTCATTATATAGATTATTAAGCTTTTTGGTTAGAACATTCAACTTCGCATCACAATTGGGAGAATTATAATTGCTGCATAATTCACACTTCCAACAAATgttatttctttcatttaaaaattcgatCACATTATCATTTAGTTTTAAGCAATTAAtgtgaaaaatcaaatgacatataACACACGACACATAATCGACATCGGTGGTTTTGTTTTCGCAAATAAAGCATTCATTAGACATCGTGATAAGCACAGACAGACAATTTAATAGCAAGATTCAACCGTGTGATACGAGAGCAAGTTATTATGGAAAATACTTTGCGGCGGTTTTCTAAAGTCTGAATGCTAAGAAGTTGACGTCGAGAATTATAAGGTGGCATAGCATCAACGTTccatttaagtttataaataactaatcttgtaaattttctttgaattgaattgaaaaaatcaattctaACAGAATGAGTTTTGTAAAACAGATTTCATACCACACAGCAGAAATCCAGAACTGATCTTACATAAGCAATGTAAGGCGTTTTTAAGGTATAGAGATCACTTAGACCTTTAGAGTTGGGGAAAACAAATTCAAGCATGGAGTTGGCATTATCAACTACGCATTCAAAATGATTAGCGAAGTTGAATTTATAGTCAAAAATGACTCCCAGGTCTTTTTTGGTTGAGACACTATGGACAAACTTTGTTCTCGATATGATAATCATATTCAAAAAGAGAaaatcgctacttccataagcaatgctctaatgaaatagccagtt
It encodes:
- the LOC129939369 gene encoding uncharacterized protein LOC129939369, which translates into the protein MSGRKEISSEVRKIVIKLKNEGMSMAKIGKSLDLSKASVQTIIKNYNETGHYDSRPRSGRPRKLDDRTMRKVVRKVVENPKQSAIKLAAELQSFESITVHPETVRRVLKRSGLSSRVARKKPLISSKNRIKRLEYAKKYDPTF
- the LOC129941779 gene encoding cecropin-2-like; the protein is MNFTKVFLLVAVIFAIFAGRTEAGWLKKFGKRLERTGQNVRDASIKTIAIAQQAANVAATLKG